The Rhodopseudomonas palustris genome window below encodes:
- the cofE gene encoding coenzyme F420-0:L-glutamate ligase: MSVRRALEIFALEGVPLVEPGDDLAGLILASLADCGRHLQDHDIVVIAQKVVSKAEGRGIDLSGVTPSARAIEIAEAAHKDPRIVELILAESSEVLRVRPGVIIVEHRLGLVLANAGIDRSNVEGETALLLPLDPDASAQRIRERLVAEIGAAVGVMIIDSIGRAWRNGTIGTTIGASGIATMRDLRGQPDLFGRKLETTEVGAADEVAAAASLLMGQAAEATPVVVVRGVDLAGIGTARDLLRPKHMDMFR; the protein is encoded by the coding sequence TTGTCGGTCCGACGTGCTTTGGAGATTTTCGCCCTGGAGGGCGTGCCGCTGGTCGAGCCCGGTGACGACCTGGCCGGTCTGATCCTGGCATCGCTGGCGGATTGCGGCCGGCACCTGCAGGATCACGACATCGTCGTGATCGCGCAGAAAGTGGTCTCGAAGGCCGAAGGCCGCGGCATTGATCTGTCCGGCGTCACGCCATCGGCCCGTGCGATCGAGATCGCGGAGGCGGCCCACAAGGATCCGCGGATCGTAGAATTGATCCTCGCGGAATCAAGTGAGGTGCTGCGCGTTCGGCCTGGCGTGATCATCGTCGAGCATCGGCTCGGCCTGGTGCTTGCCAATGCCGGCATCGACCGCTCCAATGTGGAGGGCGAAACCGCGCTGCTGCTGCCGCTCGATCCCGACGCGTCGGCGCAGCGGATCCGGGAGCGGCTGGTTGCCGAGATCGGTGCGGCGGTCGGCGTGATGATCATTGACAGCATCGGGCGCGCCTGGCGCAACGGCACGATCGGCACCACGATCGGCGCCAGCGGCATCGCCACGATGCGCGATCTGCGCGGCCAGCCGGACCTGTTCGGCCGCAAGCTCGAGACCACCGAGGTCGGCGCAGCCGACGAAGTCGCGGCGGCGGCGTCGCTGCTGATGGGGCAGGCGGCTGAGGCCACGCCGGTCGTCGTGGTGCGCGGGGTCGATCTCGCCGGCATCGGCACCGCGCGCGATCTGTTGCGGCCCAAACACATGGATATGTTTCGATGA
- the cofD gene encoding 2-phospho-L-lactate transferase, which yields MTAPVADDHIIALAGGVGGAKLADGLAHLLGDRLTVIVNTGDDFEHLGFHISPDLDTVTYTLGGVANSQQGWGLEGETWGFMEQLARLGGPAWFKLGDRDLATHAYRTNRLREGATLTEVTVELGAALGVTSRLLPMSDDPVRTVIHSGGRSIAFQEYFVRLACGVPVDRIEFAGAAAARLNPAIGALPRPAAVIICPSNPYLSIDPILAVPGARSWLKGLGVPIIVVSPIVGGAAIKGPAAKIMQELKAPVSALGVAAHYRGLADGIVIDNCDEALAAEIAALGMAVRVESTVMRSKADRIELAGACLAFARALLQTPAFDHPPASTK from the coding sequence ATGACCGCGCCTGTTGCAGACGATCACATCATAGCACTCGCCGGCGGCGTCGGGGGCGCCAAGCTGGCGGACGGCCTGGCGCATCTGCTCGGCGACCGGCTCACCGTTATCGTCAACACCGGCGACGATTTCGAGCACCTCGGCTTCCACATCAGCCCCGACCTCGACACGGTCACCTACACGCTGGGCGGCGTGGCCAACAGTCAGCAGGGCTGGGGCCTCGAAGGCGAGACGTGGGGCTTCATGGAGCAACTGGCGCGGCTCGGCGGGCCGGCCTGGTTCAAGCTCGGCGACCGCGATCTCGCGACCCATGCCTACCGCACCAACCGTCTGCGCGAAGGTGCGACGCTCACCGAGGTCACCGTCGAGCTTGGCGCCGCGCTCGGCGTCACCTCGCGCCTGCTGCCGATGTCGGACGATCCGGTGCGAACCGTGATCCACAGCGGCGGCCGCAGCATCGCGTTCCAGGAATATTTCGTGCGGTTGGCCTGCGGCGTGCCGGTCGATCGCATCGAGTTTGCCGGCGCCGCGGCGGCGCGGCTCAATCCGGCGATCGGCGCGCTGCCGCGGCCGGCGGCCGTGATCATCTGCCCGTCGAACCCTTATCTCAGCATTGATCCGATCCTGGCTGTGCCCGGCGCGAGGTCGTGGCTGAAGGGGCTCGGCGTACCGATCATCGTGGTGTCGCCGATCGTCGGCGGCGCCGCCATCAAGGGGCCTGCGGCCAAGATCATGCAGGAGCTGAAGGCGCCGGTGTCGGCGCTCGGCGTCGCCGCGCATTATCGCGGCCTCGCCGACGGCATCGTCATCGACAATTGCGATGAAGCTCTGGCGGCGGAGATTGCGGCGCTGGGCATGGCCGTCCGCGTGGAGTCGACCGTAATGCGCTCGAAGGCCGATCGGATCGAGCTCGCCGGCGCTTGCCTCGCTTTCGCCCGAGCGCTGCTCCAAACCCCCGCCTTCGATCACCCCCCGGCCTCGACTAAATAG
- a CDS encoding IclR family transcriptional regulator, translating to MAIQMVSVGKTATGSQTVARALAVLELLGREGELGVRELGRQLGVAPSIAQRLINTLSEAGFVEKSLGNSKWKIGYKAFQIGSAFLASTDLNAATAPELHLLAEQHQVNSFLGVLRSQDVVYLATVQSGGPISITNAPGSRTYLHSTALGKALLLDSSDDEVQALLGTGPLKQLTKKTKRSVSAVLKDLKEGRRLGYVVCDEENLENVFAVGAPIRDASGGIIAALSGAVPRQRLSARAIEELCELVKASATRASRRLGSLK from the coding sequence ATGGCCATCCAAATGGTTAGTGTGGGAAAGACGGCGACCGGAAGTCAGACCGTCGCGCGCGCTTTGGCGGTGCTGGAGTTGTTGGGGCGGGAGGGGGAGCTCGGCGTACGCGAACTGGGCCGCCAGCTCGGCGTGGCGCCGAGCATCGCGCAGCGCTTGATCAACACTTTGTCCGAAGCCGGCTTCGTCGAGAAGTCGCTCGGCAATTCGAAGTGGAAGATCGGCTACAAGGCGTTCCAGATCGGCTCTGCTTTTCTTGCCTCGACCGACCTCAACGCCGCCACTGCACCTGAACTGCACCTGCTTGCCGAGCAGCATCAGGTAAATAGCTTCCTTGGCGTGCTCCGCAGCCAGGATGTCGTGTATCTGGCGACGGTGCAGAGCGGCGGCCCGATCTCGATCACCAATGCGCCGGGGTCACGGACCTATCTTCATTCGACGGCGCTCGGCAAAGCTCTGCTGCTCGACAGCTCGGACGACGAAGTCCAGGCGCTGCTCGGCACCGGCCCGCTCAAACAGCTGACGAAGAAGACAAAGCGCTCGGTATCCGCAGTCCTCAAAGACCTCAAGGAAGGTCGTCGGCTGGGCTACGTCGTTTGCGACGAGGAAAACCTCGAAAATGTCTTCGCCGTCGGCGCCCCTATTCGCGACGCCAGCGGTGGTATCATCGCTGCCCTGAGCGGCGCCGTGCCACGGCAGCGATTGTCGGCTCGCGCCATCGAAGAGCTCTGCGAACTGGTCAAGGCATCGGCGACCCGAGCGTCACGGAGGCTCGGCTCACTCAAGTGA
- the arsJ gene encoding organoarsenical effux MFS transporter ArsJ: MRNYVIVTASYWGFTLVDGALRMLVLFHFFRLGYTPFTLAFLFLLYEAAGIVANLAGGYFASRFGIPRMLAIGQALQIAGLLMLSALDPGWTAAASVAWVVAAQGIAGVAKDLTKTASKSAIKATSAQGSGQLFRWVAWFTGSKNTMKGVGFFLGGLLLDWVGFRQALWLMAGLLGVIFIAGLALLPRHLGKAKSSKTMRELFGKSRGVNLLAAARVFMFGARDVWFVVGLPVFLYANGWRFLEVGGFLAAWTIAYGGIQAIAPSLVTRSNDGLSREVPAARLWAAVLAAIPIVLALAMAFAGVARPDLLLVIGLALFGLPFAVNSSLHSYLILAYAGSEKAAEDVGFYYAANAVGRLLGIILSGVLYQLAGISGCLIGSAVMLLLCWLITHALPLDERAAPTGEKPT; the protein is encoded by the coding sequence TTGCGCAATTACGTCATCGTCACGGCGTCCTATTGGGGCTTCACGCTGGTTGACGGCGCGCTCCGGATGCTCGTCCTGTTTCATTTCTTCCGGCTCGGCTATACGCCGTTTACGCTGGCGTTTCTGTTTCTCCTGTATGAAGCCGCCGGCATCGTAGCCAATCTGGCGGGAGGCTACTTTGCATCGCGCTTCGGCATTCCGCGCATGCTCGCTATCGGCCAAGCGCTGCAGATCGCCGGGCTGTTGATGTTGTCAGCGCTCGACCCCGGCTGGACCGCCGCCGCATCGGTGGCTTGGGTGGTCGCAGCGCAGGGCATCGCCGGCGTCGCCAAGGATCTCACCAAAACCGCGTCGAAATCCGCCATCAAGGCCACCTCGGCGCAGGGCAGCGGGCAACTCTTCCGCTGGGTCGCCTGGTTCACCGGTTCGAAGAACACGATGAAGGGCGTCGGGTTCTTTCTCGGCGGCCTGCTGCTCGATTGGGTCGGATTCCGGCAGGCCCTTTGGCTGATGGCAGGCTTGCTCGGCGTGATCTTCATCGCCGGTCTCGCTTTACTGCCGCGACATCTCGGCAAGGCGAAATCGTCGAAGACGATGCGCGAATTGTTCGGAAAATCACGCGGCGTGAACCTGCTGGCGGCGGCGCGGGTCTTCATGTTCGGTGCGCGGGACGTGTGGTTCGTGGTCGGTCTGCCGGTGTTTCTCTACGCCAACGGCTGGCGCTTCCTAGAGGTCGGCGGCTTTCTGGCCGCGTGGACGATCGCCTATGGCGGCATACAGGCGATTGCGCCCAGCCTTGTGACGCGAAGCAACGACGGCCTGAGCCGCGAAGTGCCTGCCGCCCGGCTCTGGGCCGCTGTGCTGGCCGCGATCCCGATCGTGCTGGCGCTGGCGATGGCCTTCGCCGGCGTTGCGCGACCCGACCTGCTCCTCGTGATCGGCTTGGCGCTGTTCGGCCTGCCGTTCGCGGTGAACTCCTCGCTGCACTCCTATCTGATCCTGGCCTATGCGGGATCGGAGAAGGCCGCCGAGGACGTCGGCTTCTACTACGCAGCAAACGCAGTCGGACGGCTGCTCGGCATCATTCTGTCGGGTGTGCTCTATCAGCTCGCGGGCATCTCCGGCTGCCTGATCGGATCAGCGGTCATGCTGTTGCTGTGCTGGTTGATAACGCACGCGCTCCCGTTGGACGAACGCGCGGCACCTACTGGGGAAAAGCCGACCTGA